The Anopheles maculipalpis chromosome 3RL, idAnoMacuDA_375_x, whole genome shotgun sequence genomic sequence AAAGGAAGGATTAGCAGAACAATTGTAAAGCTTAACTTCTGATGAGATGATGTCATTTTCTCAATAGATAGCTTATAACAATCGAACAAAGCGGACGGTGCCGCGTTATGCGGTtgatgaataaacaaaaaataaagaaataaattcgAAGCGGAAGTAATTCATAACAGTTTGATGGAGTTGTATTGACTTAGTTAGATACGGCATGGAAGAGTTAGATAGAACAGTGCCAAAACTCGTTAACGAGCGATaagaaagaccaatcgaaagATAAGACACTCCGATTGAACAATTTGCAACACGaatcttgcaaaaaaaaagaaagtaaatcgAATGTTCTCTAAACAGAATGTGCAGTGATTTATAGAGCGTAGATAAAAATGTCATTAGTGATTGTGTATAcaagttttatattttacatgATAAGTCTTTCTCTGCAGaaataaaccattttccattatgttctatttgaaaaatgttttttaataCCAACTATTTATTAAtatagcttttttgtttattggaGATATTTGTAATTAACAATTAGATGAactagtttgtttttaaataaatatcttgcaaaataattaacaaaacaatcattccTTATACGTACCTCAATGTTTTGCTACATTAAATTACTTTGCTCAGCTTCATGACACAATCCCTGCCTTTTCTATTCATTCACTAGAAACAGATTAGTGTGTAACGTCAATGGGATTTCCATTAAACCATCTTCAGTAGTTGCAAACAAGCTCTTGTAAAGCGCCAGACAACTCATCTCGCCAAGTGCCGATACAAATACTTTTACGATCAGctgatttttgtttccgaCGGTCGACGTTAGTTATCAATTGCGTCACGTTTGTACTTTAAACGATTCGCCGTTAGGAACTGATAACACTCAACACGCTCGTCACCAATTAACTGTTGATGAGCTCGATGGAATAACAATTCTACGAACGATTTAAACGCATACACCCGGCAAGTTTGcattaatcctttttttttttacccctgCAATGTCTCAATTCGAGTGGAATGGTACGATTTGTATTGTTTTACCTTTTCATCGGTGTACCGATACTTCCGTTCGATGATGAGCTTGATTGCAGCAGAAATGAAACTCGAATTCCTTCGGGATACGATCACAAATCGAAACACAAATCACTGAGCTAACTCATGGCAATGTAACAATGACAGATTATCGGGATGAAATGTGTGAATGTACTTCATTTCCTTTGCTGCACTTCACTTCTGCAGACAGCACATGGTATGCGACATTTACGTCGCTCGATTCAAGAACGATACGGGCTGGTACAAAGCGTGGATGGCGAAGTTGGCGAAGAGAATAGATGATACACATCCACTGCCCGGTTCTGATGTCGGTGCAGTTTTGGAATCATATTGCAACGCCAACTTTCGTCCGATTTCGCTTCGAGCCCATTAGGCGAAGTAATAGATGAAGGCTTCAGCCCTAGCAAGGATTCTCCCCAAACGCTGCCAAGCTGTCGGGAGCAGCCGCCGGTCGTGCTTCTGTCACTGTGGCACGGTTGGGCATCGTTCCCGGGAGCAAGACTAATCGAAATAGATGGCGTAAATCGTCCCGACAGCAACCAGACTCGGTGATGCGTCGTAGATGCACGTAGCATAGCTATCCTTCTCCGGGTCCCACAGGAACTGGGTGATTGCTTTCAGTCCCTGCATGTACCGTTCGCCGATGGTAACGGTGACGATGATTTTGTATCTGCAAAGGTTGGAAGGATGCGAACGCGAAAAACAGGTGGCTGTTAGGCTGTTATCAATCATACCAATATTGTCCCCCGAAACGATCCCTCGAGTCTTATTTGTACGTAAAATGGATATTACTTTCAACTGATGAACAACAGGGCTGCTACCTAACCAGACCATCAAGCTGCTTACCtttatcgcacacacacacacatgcttacACATGGGCGGGATTGTTCAGCATACCGCTGGGAGTATGCAAACAGGGCGAAGACGGTCCCTGGCAAACGTTTCCCGGCGACTAATTCTACATTTGAATGGAACGCTGACAGCAACAAGCGTATTAGTTAAACGCCACGCTAAGACACCAGcccgggtgtgtatgtgtgtttgtgtttgtgtgtagggCAAGGGAAAACAGCAATTCATTTAAACAAGGCTTCTGTCTCGTTGCGTCGAAACAGGTGCATGCTGGAGGGTGTACGAATCATACATAATTCCTGCGAGTCGTTTCATGGTGTGATTTATAATTACATATAAATTGTGTTAATGCCTGACAAAGGCAGGGAACAAAGTGCACTACACAGCGCAGCAACAGAGCGTTAGTAAGTTCTTGGAAAGTAGTTTGAAAGGCAAGTTGTAAGGCGCTTGAGAGTAAGCAAAGAGCTTACAAAGAGTTACTTTGTACTGAATGATTAAATTTATTGAGAAATATATACAAGTAAGCCCATTACGTGACGTTAGCTTACGTTTGATTATGTGAGTTGCTCTATAGATATACTAAAAAACCGATTAACGAAACCACTTTTTTACGAAACCACAATTTTAGtacttatttaatttagtatgacggctctacgccgtattgtcagaatTTTAGTACTTCctattcttgaaaatttaagTTGCTGGTGTGAAGTAAATTAGATAAATTATTTCTATGTAATTATAATTGCAAATGCATAATCTTTTaaacgttttaaaaattaaatattggtCAGTAATAAACTACCCTTGGATGCTTTTTCCATAGAGCTACGCAAGCCTTTATTGTTACAAAGattgttgcaattttttgaCAACGAAAAGTTGTACATTACCAGGGAAAAAGCTCaaattgtcccttttttggcaGCTTCGACGATAGGGTGACGTCTGTAGTAACTTAATGCATTCGGTATCAATGCAAATTCATCGTAAATTCATCCCAACTCTActaattttccttcctaaGTACCGTTTTAAAACTTTACTAGACTTCTAAACAGTCAAGGTTTCCGTCAAACTCGTCTAATCATTTGTCCTTGGTTTATCAGAGACATACCATCACAGAAGAAGCTTAATCTTGGAGCTCTTTTTGAgataaaaagtttttttttcttcatcgatGTTGAAATATTTAGTTGGCAGAAGCTTTAAATGGTAAATGGTTAATATTTTCGAATActcattaaaattttgatttctatATCTACTCCTATGTATACCAACCATACCAAGCAACTACACGTACTGATGATTATAAGGAAGAGCCTACATAACCCATTGGCCGCAAAATGCTTCCCTACGCATCACCTCCGTAAGCCTGTACAATCGGAACATGTCCACGGAGCATGTTATTCCATTTGCCAAGcacaaaaacccaccaaacGTAGTAATAACTTCGTTGGCCTCTGTGCGGTACCGAACAATGCACAATGTTGGAacatggaaaatgaaaagcatgTCTCGGTAGACAGCGTACAGGATCCGTCCACTCAGTCCGgtatgatgttgctgttgctacaAAACGGACCCTTTTTACTCGGGGTTGCCCGGCAAGAATCAATGTCAGCACACTCCATACCTTCGGGAGACTCATCGGCAAATAGGTCGCCATAGGTTGGATGGGTTGATGGTAAACCTTTTCTTCGAAATCGACAGCATGGAACGAGCTAGCGAGTCGTTAATAGTAAAGACAGCAAGAGGGTTCgggaacgaaaaagaaaatctatcCAGGCTAGGACACCGGAATGTGCCCGCACAAGCGGCAGGTCGATTGGTTGAGGCTCGGAGGATGGATTCCCAGTGGATTGTTATACTTGTCAGGTGGGAGGCGGGAGTTGTGAAATTTACACCATCGACGCACTTTTGCTGGATGGACCGGAAATTGAAGtatctttgaaaatattgTTGCACATCATATGTGTCAGCACGTGATGGATGGAAGCTTCTTGTTGACGTTGGCTAATGCAATAGGCCATACATTGTATGCATGAtcaaagttttaattttttttagtttggaGTTTTCTTAGAGCTTTAAAGCCTTTGTATGAAGGGTTTATTTCATACAATTGGCCAAGAACTTCTTGAGATTGTAATGAAAGTCAAAGAAAAATTGGAATCAAAATCTCGAGCGGCTGAGGGACCTTTTACAGTAGGAACAAGGACCGTTAAAGGTGGAATAAATAATCTTAAATTTTGTCTAATCATactaaaacttaaaaaaaagaaatataatgATAAAGCTTACTACAACTACCCTTTACTGTTAACTACTTTAAATACGGATTTAAAGTTCTAATCcctcactctcacacacacactatacGCACCTGTCAAACTTAAGCTCCTTGACGCGCGACTTGATGTCCTCACAGATCTGCTGACAAAGCGAGGGCGCAAAGTACGAACTGTACTCGACACCCTGTAACGATTTATCCAACGAGTCCCGCAGTATCGCCTCGCACGCTTCCCGATTGAAAGGATTCCGGGAGCAGAGTCGATAAGATGGCAGAAACTTACAGATCGGCGGTATGTCCGACGCAATCATCGCACTGATCGGCGGCGGTAGCACTGGATTGCACTGGATCACCTTCAGATTCGTAATGGCAAGGCTCACCTTGCTcaggctgctgctgttcgccCGGTACCGATTGGTGATGTTTAGTGCCGACCCGAGGAACTTGCCCGTTTTCTTCCGCGTCGAAGTATGGGCGGCAGGGGGTGCGGTCGTGGTGGTCGTGCCTGTCGGCACCGCCACACCACCGGGATTACCACCCGACGGTGGACTGGTGGAAGACATTTGCActggctgttgctgttgagacggtggctgctgttgctgccgtgAGGACCGAGTTAATTAAGTCACCAGCATGTAAAAAACGGGCATTTGCAGTGTTTCGGAGCAGGATACGATGACGTGACAAAAAGTTTGCCCAACGTTCGGCCAGCCCGGGTGGCGTGCCAGTCACCATCAAAGCGCCGCAAATGGATGGAAAGCATGAAAAGAGGGAGAAAAGTTTTAATCAGTGTCAGTTTAGCGGAGATACACGGAAGCAAAAACCCGCACACACAGCCAATCTCGGGACACTATGCAAGGGAACGAAATGGGAGAATAATGGGAAAATGGAGGGAAAAATAACAAGGAGCAAAAACTACAAGCTAAACCAGGACAAACATTTAATATTACGCTGCACGACTGTACGACGGGAAGCAAATGACGCACACCACCAAAAGTCA encodes the following:
- the LOC126561042 gene encoding dynein light chain Tctex-type 5-like; translation: MEQQQPPSQQQQPVQMSSTSPPSGGNPGGVAVPTGTTTTTAPPAAHTSTRKKTGKFLGSALNITNRYRANSSSLSKVSLAITNLKVIQCNPVLPPPISAMIASDIPPICKFLPSYRLCSRNPFNREACEAILRDSLDKSLQGVEYSSYFAPSLCQQICEDIKSRVKELKFDRYKIIVTVTIGERYMQGLKAITQFLWDPEKDSYATCIYDASPSLVAVGTIYAIYFD